In Clostridium sp. DL-VIII, the following proteins share a genomic window:
- a CDS encoding 5-oxoprolinase subunit PxpA — MYQVDLNCDLGESFGNYKLGLDEEVISYISSANIACGFHASDPLVMSHTVELAKKAGVSIGAHPGFPDLVGFGRRNMNVSLKEAKAMVQYQIGALDAFCKAHETEMCHIKPHGALYNMAGKDIALAEAICEGIYEVNPKLILLALSGSKMIDAAKSVGLKVALEAFADRAYEEDGSLVARTKEGAMITDEEIAIKRVIKMIKENKVEAITGKEIPIKVDSICVHGDGIKALEFVKRIKAKLEEEDIKIASLNKIV; from the coding sequence ATGTATCAGGTAGATTTAAATTGTGATTTAGGTGAGAGCTTTGGAAATTATAAACTCGGCTTAGATGAGGAAGTAATTTCTTATATCTCCTCTGCTAATATAGCTTGTGGATTTCATGCATCAGATCCTTTAGTCATGAGTCATACAGTTGAGCTGGCAAAAAAAGCTGGAGTCAGTATTGGCGCCCATCCTGGATTTCCAGATTTAGTTGGTTTCGGAAGAAGAAATATGAATGTATCCTTAAAAGAAGCTAAAGCTATGGTGCAATATCAAATTGGTGCGTTAGATGCTTTTTGCAAAGCTCATGAAACTGAAATGTGTCATATAAAACCACATGGAGCTTTATATAATATGGCAGGAAAAGATATAGCACTTGCAGAGGCTATTTGTGAGGGAATATATGAGGTGAATCCTAAATTAATTCTGCTTGCTTTATCTGGAAGTAAAATGATAGATGCAGCGAAGAGTGTTGGATTAAAGGTAGCTTTGGAGGCTTTCGCTGATCGTGCTTATGAAGAAGATGGCTCTCTAGTTGCGAGGACTAAAGAAGGAGCTATGATTACAGACGAAGAAATAGCTATTAAAAGGGTTATTAAGATGATAAAAGAAAATAAAGTTGAAGCAATTACGGGAAAAGAAATTCCAATAAAAGTAGATTCTATATGTGTACATGGAGATGGAATCAAAGCTTTGGAATTTGTTAAGAGAATTAAAGCTAAGCTTGAAGAGGAAGATATAAAAATTGCCTCATTAAATAAAATAGTTTAA
- a CDS encoding putative hydro-lyase, with the protein MDYSTMEPAEVRKLIREGRITGPTSGMCAGYAQANLVILPKELAYDFLLFTQRNPKSCPVLEVSDVGSKNLNYIAHDIDITKDIPKYRVYEDGILTGEYTNIDHLWRDDFVSFLIGCSFSFESELLEAGIPVRHIEEECNVPMFKTNIECEPAGIFNGKMVVSMRPIPHEQVVKSVMVTGAMPKVHGTPIHIGDPSVIGIKDVMSPDFGDSVEIKEGEIPVFWACGVTPQSVIMNVKPKIVITHSPGHMLITDIKNIDLKYN; encoded by the coding sequence ATGGATTATTCAACAATGGAGCCGGCAGAAGTTAGAAAATTAATACGTGAAGGTAGAATTACAGGACCGACTTCTGGGATGTGTGCTGGATATGCACAGGCTAATTTAGTTATTTTGCCTAAAGAACTGGCTTATGATTTTCTGTTATTTACTCAAAGGAATCCAAAGTCCTGCCCAGTACTAGAAGTCAGCGATGTTGGAAGTAAAAACCTTAACTATATTGCTCATGATATAGATATAACTAAAGATATTCCTAAATATAGAGTATATGAAGATGGAATACTTACAGGCGAATATACAAATATAGATCATTTGTGGAGAGATGACTTTGTGAGTTTTTTAATAGGCTGCAGTTTCTCTTTTGAATCAGAACTTTTAGAAGCTGGTATTCCTGTAAGGCATATTGAAGAAGAATGTAATGTGCCTATGTTTAAAACAAATATAGAATGCGAACCTGCAGGAATATTTAATGGAAAAATGGTTGTAAGTATGAGACCTATACCACATGAACAAGTTGTAAAATCTGTAATGGTTACAGGAGCGATGCCTAAGGTTCATGGAACCCCTATTCATATAGGAGATCCATCTGTTATTGGAATAAAGGACGTTATGAGTCCTGATTTTGGGGACAGCGTAGAAATAAAAGAAGGTGAAATTCCAGTATTCTGGGCCTGTGGTGTTACACCTCAATCGGTAATTATGAATGTAAAGCCCAAAATAGTTATTACCCATTCTCCAGGGCATATGCTTATAACAGATATAAAAAACATTGATTTGAAATATAATTAA
- a CDS encoding DMT family transporter, which produces MDNTKFYTNRRNIVFFAALCCLLWGSAYPAIKIGYSLFNVVDVGGKLVFAGYRFTLAGLFILLFELVKNRRGIKFTKSQFGQITLLGLTQTTLQYIFFYVGMSYTTGVRGSIINGTGTFVSIILAHFLYKNDKLNFNKIAGCLIGFLGVIIVNLNGESLGGNITFQGEGFILFAAIIFAVSAIYGKKITQAQEPSIVTGFQLFIGGIVLIILGFALGGSLEGFTIKSTSLLIYMALLSSVAFTLWTQLLKYNKVGIISVFNFLIPVFGTLLSAIFLGENIFDVKILAALILVCYGIFLVYRVKKEKQSEVIV; this is translated from the coding sequence ATGGATAATACTAAATTTTATACTAATAGAAGGAACATTGTATTTTTCGCAGCATTATGCTGCCTTTTGTGGGGAAGTGCTTACCCGGCTATAAAGATCGGATATTCATTATTTAATGTAGTAGATGTAGGAGGAAAATTAGTTTTTGCAGGGTATAGATTTACTCTTGCAGGACTATTTATATTATTATTTGAGCTTGTTAAAAATAGAAGAGGAATAAAATTCACTAAAAGTCAATTTGGACAGATAACATTACTCGGATTAACGCAAACTACTCTTCAGTACATATTTTTTTATGTTGGAATGTCCTATACTACAGGGGTAAGAGGCTCTATAATAAATGGAACAGGGACATTTGTAAGCATAATCTTAGCACATTTCCTTTATAAAAATGATAAGCTTAATTTTAACAAAATAGCAGGATGCTTGATAGGTTTTTTGGGTGTAATAATAGTTAATTTGAATGGAGAATCACTAGGTGGAAATATTACATTTCAAGGAGAAGGCTTTATATTGTTTGCAGCAATAATTTTTGCTGTTTCAGCCATATATGGTAAGAAAATAACTCAAGCACAGGAACCGTCAATAGTTACTGGATTTCAACTGTTTATAGGAGGAATTGTCCTTATAATCTTAGGATTTGCCTTAGGTGGAAGTTTAGAAGGATTTACAATAAAATCCACATCACTTTTAATATATATGGCATTATTGTCTTCAGTAGCATTTACTCTATGGACTCAACTATTAAAATATAATAAAGTTGGAATAATATCAGTATTTAATTTTTTAATACCTGTTTTTGGAACATTATTGTCAGCTATATTTTTAGGAGAAAATATATTTGATGTTAAGATATTAGCAGCTCTAATATTAG
- the pxpB gene encoding 5-oxoprolinase subunit PxpB has translation MREDEFKIEIVQISETAALVEFGKVINEEINKRVRTFCNYLDNHPFKGFVEYVPAFTSISVIYNPLELNYESPYEEVKELLEEMLCHVDFSKVYEENIVNIPVCYGGEFGPDIEYVAEINNLTVEEVIKIHSEGKYLVYMVGFAPGFPYLGGMSEKISAPRRESPRIAIPEGSVGIAGMQTGVYPIETPGGWQLIGRTPIKMFKLDRQPQSILKAGDIAKFYPISYDEYMKLKEEEY, from the coding sequence GTGAGAGAAGATGAATTTAAAATTGAAATTGTTCAAATAAGTGAAACAGCAGCTTTAGTTGAATTTGGAAAGGTTATTAATGAAGAGATAAATAAAAGAGTAAGAACATTTTGCAATTATCTTGATAATCATCCTTTTAAAGGATTTGTGGAATATGTCCCTGCCTTTACGAGTATTTCTGTAATTTATAATCCACTAGAGTTAAATTATGAATCTCCTTATGAAGAAGTAAAAGAACTTTTGGAAGAAATGTTATGTCATGTAGATTTCTCAAAGGTTTATGAGGAAAATATTGTTAATATCCCAGTTTGCTATGGCGGGGAATTTGGACCTGATATTGAGTATGTAGCAGAAATAAATAATCTTACTGTAGAAGAGGTAATCAAAATCCATTCAGAAGGAAAATATTTAGTTTATATGGTTGGGTTTGCACCAGGCTTTCCTTATTTAGGAGGAATGTCAGAGAAAATATCAGCTCCAAGACGTGAATCTCCAAGAATAGCAATACCAGAAGGATCAGTTGGTATTGCTGGAATGCAGACAGGGGTATATCCAATAGAAACGCCTGGAGGCTGGCAGCTTATAGGCAGAACTCCTATAAAGATGTTTAAATTGGATAGGCAGCCACAAAGTATTTTAAAGGCAGGCGACATAGCTAAATTTTATCCTATATCTTATGATGAATATATGAAGCTTAAGGAGGAGGAATATTAG
- a CDS encoding D-amino acid aminotransferase has product MENLGYYNGEYGLLEEMKVPMLDRVCYFGDGVYDATYSRNHVIFALDEHIDRFYNSAGLLKIKIPYTKAELKEILIDMVKKVDSGEQFVYWQITRGTGIRNHAFPDTPANLWIMLKPLQIKDMSNKLKLITLEDTRFLHCNIKTLNLLPSVIAAQKTEEAGCQEAVFHRGDRITECAHSNVSIIKDGVFRTAPTDNLILPGIARAHIIKKCKLFNIPVDETAFTLKDLMEADEVIVTSSGQFCMTASEIDGKPVGGKAPELVKKLQDALLNEFLEETKAE; this is encoded by the coding sequence ATGGAAAATTTGGGATATTATAATGGTGAATATGGATTATTGGAAGAAATGAAGGTACCAATGCTTGATCGTGTATGCTATTTTGGTGATGGGGTTTATGATGCAACTTACAGCAGAAATCATGTGATATTTGCACTAGATGAGCATATTGATCGTTTTTATAACAGTGCTGGGCTATTAAAAATAAAGATTCCTTATACAAAAGCAGAATTAAAAGAAATTCTAATTGATATGGTAAAGAAAGTTGATTCAGGAGAACAATTTGTATACTGGCAGATCACTAGAGGAACTGGAATACGTAATCATGCATTTCCAGATACTCCTGCAAACTTGTGGATTATGTTAAAGCCGCTACAAATTAAAGATATGTCAAATAAACTTAAGTTAATTACCTTAGAAGATACTAGATTTTTACACTGCAATATTAAAACTCTAAATTTATTACCAAGCGTAATTGCAGCACAAAAAACTGAGGAAGCAGGCTGCCAGGAAGCTGTATTTCACAGGGGAGACAGAATAACTGAATGTGCTCACAGTAATGTATCAATTATAAAAGATGGTGTATTTAGAACTGCACCGACTGATAATTTAATTTTACCTGGTATTGCAAGAGCTCATATTATTAAAAAATGTAAGTTATTTAATATCCCAGTAGATGAAACAGCTTTTACTTTAAAGGATTTGATGGAAGCAGATGAAGTTATTGTTACTAGCTCAGGTCAATTCTGTATGACTGCATCTGAAATAGATGGAAAGCCAGTAGGAGGGAAGGCACCAGAGCTTGTGAAGAAATTACAGGATGCATTGTTAAATGAATTTTTAGAAGAAACAAAGGCAGAATAG
- a CDS encoding Gfo/Idh/MocA family oxidoreductase — MDNEKLKEEVMVKWGIIGLGNIAARFAKSLSYSDEGRLYAIASKTKEKRDTFYEKYKCEKIYEDYDELLNDEELDAVYIALPHGLHKYWSIKALRHKKAVLCEKPVGLNSKEIEEIKEEAILNNTFFMEAMKTRFIPLIQDIKKIIESGEIGEIAAVEANFCNHVTNIKEGSYLLDKNQGGALLDVGIYPLSFVMDMTDSEVENVTSSMKLNEAGVDSYFKAVLTFRNGTIGTIEGAMDRDKERTAIIKGTKGYIEVPMYNRPDKAKVYLNESESYTIEKELEFDDMYAEIKEVHNCLKADRIQSDYLSLDESIRVMKIIDEIKEAAILK, encoded by the coding sequence ATGGATAATGAAAAATTGAAGGAGGAAGTTATGGTTAAGTGGGGAATTATAGGTCTTGGAAATATAGCTGCACGTTTTGCAAAAAGCTTATCTTACTCAGATGAAGGTAGGTTATATGCTATTGCGTCTAAAACAAAAGAAAAACGTGATACATTTTATGAAAAATATAAGTGTGAAAAAATTTATGAAGATTACGATGAATTATTAAATGATGAAGAGCTGGATGCGGTCTACATTGCACTTCCTCATGGTTTGCACAAGTATTGGTCAATAAAAGCTCTAAGGCATAAGAAAGCTGTACTATGTGAAAAGCCTGTAGGATTGAATTCAAAAGAAATAGAAGAAATAAAGGAAGAGGCCATATTAAATAATACATTTTTTATGGAAGCAATGAAGACTAGATTCATACCGTTAATTCAGGACATTAAGAAGATAATAGAAAGTGGGGAAATTGGTGAAATTGCAGCTGTTGAAGCTAATTTCTGCAATCATGTTACTAATATAAAAGAAGGATCTTATTTGCTGGATAAAAATCAAGGCGGAGCATTGTTAGATGTTGGAATCTATCCATTATCATTTGTTATGGATATGACTGATTCCGAAGTTGAGAATGTCACTTCTAGTATGAAGCTTAATGAGGCAGGAGTAGATTCTTATTTTAAAGCTGTATTAACATTTAGAAATGGAACAATAGGAACTATAGAAGGTGCGATGGACAGAGATAAGGAAAGAACTGCTATAATTAAAGGAACAAAAGGTTACATAGAAGTTCCCATGTATAATAGGCCTGATAAAGCCAAGGTTTATTTAAATGAAAGTGAGTCTTATACAATTGAAAAAGAATTAGAATTTGATGATATGTATGCAGAAATTAAAGAAGTTCATAATTGCTTAAAGGCAGATAGAATACAAAGTGATTATTTATCTTTAGATGAATCAATTCGTGTTATGAAGATTATAGATGAGATAAAAGAAGCAGCAATATTAAAATAG
- a CDS encoding DUF4392 domain-containing protein produces MNQEELTIFNMGENLDNLMNLDPRGYGVCRILYSASRKYTNEPLTTNAAKKLVETLKEGDLIYIMTGFVLLPSKKAEMDGIVSSVLLARALVKAFNVKPVIICPKENMTAVKNLAYVVGMHFYDTIEELKEYPISMSAVDFTKDVDKAESQADEIIAKGLPSAVISIECPGANSAGTYHNAVGLDVTEIEAKQDILFTKLQEKGVLNIAIGDLGNEIGMGTIKEHLEEYIPYAAKGKCNCECKGGIAVATKADNIITATVSDWGCYGLIAAIAYLKKDLEILHTKEMQEEAMITASRSGMIDMYGWLIPAIDGFGISMNLSIINLMRECVSYAIKLEKTCATWFEKVIELGYYERTVKEKGEDENLIMLSERRSI; encoded by the coding sequence ATGAATCAGGAAGAGTTAACAATCTTTAACATGGGGGAAAACCTAGATAATTTGATGAATCTAGATCCTAGAGGATATGGAGTATGCCGTATTTTATACTCTGCCTCTAGAAAATATACAAATGAACCATTAACAACAAATGCTGCTAAAAAGCTTGTTGAAACACTAAAGGAAGGTGACCTAATTTATATAATGACTGGATTTGTATTACTTCCATCTAAAAAGGCAGAAATGGATGGGATAGTAAGTTCAGTACTTTTGGCAAGAGCTTTAGTAAAGGCTTTTAACGTAAAGCCAGTAATCATATGCCCAAAAGAAAATATGACAGCGGTAAAAAATCTGGCTTATGTAGTTGGCATGCATTTCTATGATACTATAGAAGAATTAAAGGAATATCCTATATCTATGTCTGCGGTGGATTTTACAAAAGACGTGGATAAAGCAGAAAGTCAAGCTGATGAAATAATAGCTAAGGGACTGCCTAGTGCAGTAATAAGTATTGAGTGTCCAGGAGCTAATTCAGCAGGCACTTATCATAATGCTGTGGGATTAGATGTAACTGAAATAGAAGCAAAGCAGGATATATTATTTACAAAGTTACAGGAAAAAGGAGTTCTTAACATTGCAATTGGAGACCTTGGAAATGAAATTGGCATGGGAACTATAAAGGAACATTTAGAAGAATATATTCCATATGCGGCCAAAGGAAAATGCAATTGTGAATGCAAGGGCGGTATTGCAGTGGCTACAAAAGCAGATAATATAATAACAGCTACAGTTTCAGACTGGGGATGCTATGGATTAATTGCAGCAATTGCTTATTTGAAAAAAGATTTAGAAATATTGCACACAAAAGAAATGCAGGAAGAAGCAATGATAACAGCCTCAAGAAGTGGAATGATAGATATGTATGGCTGGTTAATCCCGGCAATAGACGGATTTGGAATATCCATGAATCTTTCAATTATAAATTTAATGAGGGAATGTGTATCCTATGCTATTAAATTAGAAAAGACATGTGCTACCTGGTTTGAGAAAGTGATTGAACTTGGATATTATGAAAGGACTGTTAAAGAAAAAGGTGAAGACGAGAATTTAATAATGTTAAGTGAAAGGAGAAGTATATAA
- a CDS encoding biotin-dependent carboxyltransferase family protein has product MSISVLSPGLLSTIQDLGRSGYQKYGVIVSGAMDAYAARFANIGVGNEENEGVLEITLVGPSLKLEKETLFSITGGEFQATINGKRISRGRPIYLKEDSILKFSSCKTGCRGYLAIAGGFDVPKVMESKSTYLRAGFGGYEGRALKKGDIINIGHKSSKSCKIINNLKKIKNEDEFIASNWYIKDFMKSNHEDIVIRVFEDRQFLNVSEESINKFFNSKFNVDNKSDRMGYRLSGPKVELKEKLEMISEEVSVGTIQIPPDGNPIILLADRQTAGGYPKIAHVAAVDIGKIVQLKPNDKISFQKITLKEAEELYLKRERYISELKKSIEIITI; this is encoded by the coding sequence TTGAGTATATCAGTTTTAAGTCCAGGGCTTCTTTCAACGATTCAGGATCTAGGGAGAAGTGGATATCAAAAGTATGGTGTTATAGTCAGCGGAGCAATGGATGCTTATGCTGCTAGATTTGCAAATATAGGCGTTGGAAATGAAGAAAATGAAGGTGTCTTAGAAATTACGTTAGTTGGTCCTTCATTAAAACTTGAAAAAGAAACTTTATTTTCTATAACCGGAGGAGAGTTCCAAGCAACAATTAATGGAAAGAGAATTTCAAGAGGAAGACCAATTTATTTAAAAGAAGATAGCATATTAAAGTTTAGTTCTTGTAAGACAGGCTGCAGAGGTTATTTGGCCATTGCAGGCGGCTTTGATGTACCAAAAGTTATGGAAAGCAAAAGCACATATTTAAGAGCAGGTTTTGGAGGATATGAAGGAAGAGCTTTAAAAAAAGGAGATATCATTAATATTGGACATAAGAGTTCAAAGTCTTGTAAAATAATAAATAATCTTAAGAAAATAAAAAATGAGGATGAGTTTATAGCTTCAAACTGGTATATTAAAGATTTTATGAAATCAAATCATGAAGATATAGTAATTAGGGTTTTTGAAGACAGGCAATTCTTAAATGTTTCAGAAGAGAGTATAAATAAGTTCTTTAATTCAAAATTTAATGTTGATAATAAATCTGATAGAATGGGGTATCGTCTGTCTGGTCCTAAAGTTGAATTAAAAGAAAAGTTAGAGATGATATCAGAAGAAGTATCAGTAGGAACTATTCAAATTCCACCAGATGGAAATCCTATTATTCTTTTAGCTGATAGACAGACAGCAGGAGGTTATCCTAAGATAGCTCATGTAGCGGCTGTGGATATTGGCAAGATAGTTCAGCTAAAACCTAATGATAAAATTTCGTTTCAAAAAATTACACTAAAGGAAGCAGAAGAGTTATATTTAAAGAGAGAAAGATATATTTCTGAATTAAAAAAGTCCATAGAAATAATAACTATATAG
- the alr gene encoding alanine racemase — protein sequence MGEYLRTYAKIDLDAIEHNILEVKKRIEKGVKVLAVIKADGYGHGATVLGEFLKNQVDYYGVATIEEAIELRDNGIELPILILGYTSPSQYIELVKNDITQTIYSLEMAKEISNAAKLCKKAAKIHIALDTGMTRIGLEPNEAGIIELQKIFSLSNVVVEGLFTHFSCADETDKAYSKLQMERYDNFINLLDERSINIPIKHICNSAGIMEFNHHRFDMVRSGIITYGLYPSEEVNKSAIELKPALEWKAHVVNVKTVDEGCGVSYGKTYITKGKTKIATISVGYADGYPRALSSKGRVLISGEYAPIIGRVCMDQMMVDVTHIDNVEIEDEVILVGKDKDKSISVEELAYLAGSFNYEFVCGICKRVKRIYENFK from the coding sequence ATGGGAGAATATCTTAGAACTTATGCCAAAATAGATTTAGATGCAATAGAGCATAATATATTGGAAGTAAAAAAGAGAATAGAAAAAGGAGTCAAGGTCCTGGCTGTAATAAAAGCGGATGGTTATGGTCATGGAGCGACGGTTTTGGGAGAGTTTCTTAAAAATCAAGTAGATTATTATGGTGTAGCCACTATAGAAGAGGCAATAGAATTACGAGATAATGGAATAGAATTACCTATTCTTATACTTGGCTATACATCTCCAAGCCAGTATATTGAATTAGTTAAAAATGATATTACTCAAACTATATATAGTTTAGAGATGGCTAAAGAAATATCAAATGCTGCAAAGCTCTGCAAAAAGGCTGCTAAAATCCATATTGCATTAGATACAGGGATGACAAGAATAGGCCTTGAGCCAAATGAAGCAGGAATTATAGAGCTTCAGAAGATTTTCTCTCTTTCTAATGTAGTGGTTGAAGGTTTGTTTACACACTTTTCCTGCGCAGATGAAACTGATAAAGCTTATAGTAAATTGCAGATGGAGAGATATGATAATTTCATTAATTTATTAGATGAAAGAAGCATAAACATTCCAATTAAGCATATCTGCAATAGTGCAGGAATTATGGAGTTTAATCATCATAGATTTGATATGGTGAGATCTGGAATAATTACTTATGGGCTATATCCATCTGAGGAAGTCAATAAAAGCGCAATTGAGCTAAAACCGGCTTTAGAATGGAAAGCTCATGTGGTAAATGTAAAAACAGTAGATGAAGGATGTGGCGTAAGTTATGGAAAAACTTATATTACAAAAGGAAAAACAAAGATAGCAACTATTTCAGTAGGATATGCAGATGGATACCCAAGAGCGCTTTCATCGAAAGGAAGAGTATTAATAAGTGGAGAGTATGCACCTATAATAGGCAGAGTCTGTATGGATCAAATGATGGTTGATGTTACACATATAGATAATGTGGAAATTGAAGATGAAGTGATATTGGTAGGTAAAGATAAGGATAAGAGCATTTCTGTAGAGGAATTAGCTTATCTTGCAGGAAGTTTCAACTATGAATTTGTTTGTGGGATATGTAAGAGGGTTAAGAGAATATATGAAAATTTTAAATAA